The region GGCAGCCCGGTTGGCCGAGAACGTCAACGCGGTGGTGCTCGGCAAGCCGCAGGTGGTCCGGCTGGCCCTGACCGCGCTCTTCGCGCAGGGTCACGTGCTCCTGGAGGACGTGCCCGGGGTCGGTAAGACGACCCTGGCGCGAGCCATCGCCGCCACGGTGAAGGGTGAGTGGCGGCGCATCCAGTTCACCCCCGACCTGCTCCCGTCGGACGTGTCCGGCGTGACGATCTTCAACCAGGCAACCCGGGACTTCGAGTTCCACCCGGGGCCGGTCTTCGCCAACATCGTCATCGCCGACGAGATCAACCGGGCGTCGCCGAAGACCCAGTCGGCGCTGCTGGAGGTGATGGAGGAACGCACGGTGACGGTGGACGGTGTGCGACACCCGGTGCCGTCGCCGTTCCTGGTCGTGGCAACCCAGAACCCGGTGGAGATGGACGGCACCTACCGGCTGCCCGAGGCACAGTTGGACCGGTTCCTGGTGAAGCTGTCCGTCGGCTACCCGGACGAGGCGGTCGAGGTGGAGGTGCTGCGCGGCGCGACGGTGCGTTCCCCCGAGGCGCTCGCCCCGGTCACCGACACCGCCACCGTCGGGGAGATGGTCCGGATGGCCCGCCGGGTGCACATCGCCGAGCCGCTCTACGCGTACGCGGTCCGGCTGGCCGCCGCGACCCGTACCCACCCGCAGGTGCGGGTCGGGGTCAGTCCCCGGGGTGTGATCGCGTTGACCAGGGCGGCGTGCGCGTATGCGCTGATCGACGGGCGGGGTTGGATCATGCCGGAGGACCTGAAGGCGCTCTCCGAGGCGGTGTTCGCGCACCGGCTGCTGCTCACCCCGGACGCGCAGGTGCGTGGGTTGACCGCCGCGGAGGTGCTGCGCCAGGCCATCGCGTCGGTGCCGGTGCCCCTGCCGTCCGGGCAACCCGCTCCGGTGCAGGGCTGACCGGCAGCAGCGGCGTGGGGATCACCGCCCGTGGGGTCGGGCTGCTCGTCGCCGCCGTCGTGCTGCTGGGGGCGGGTTTCCGGTTCGCGTACCCCGAGATGACGCTGCTCGGCGCGGCGGCCGGCGCGGCCGTGGGCTACGCGGCACTGGTCGCGGCCTGGCGGCCCCGGTTGACGGTGACCCGGCACGCCGACCCGGACCGGGTGGCGCGCGGCGAGTCGGCGAGCATGACGGTGACCGTGCGCAACTCGGGCCGGCTGCGGTCGGCGAACCTGCTGGCCGAGGACCGGTGCGGCGAGCACGCCGTGCCGGTTCCGGTGCTGCGCCTGCGGCCGGGACGCGACACCGAGGTCCGCTACGACGTGCCGACGCACCGGCGTGGGGTGGTTGCGGTCGGGCCGCTGCGGGTCACCCGGCGCGACCCGCTGGGTCTGGTGGCGTTGGCCCGCCAGTACGGTGCGGTGGTGCCGGTCTGGGTGTACCCCCGGATCCACCCGCTGACGGCGGTGCCCACCGGCGCGGGGCGCAGCCTCGACGGCCGGGTGGACGGCGTGCCGCACGGGTCGATCACGTTCGACTCGCTGCGGGAGTACGTGGTCGGCGACGAGTTGCGCCGGGTGCACTGGCGGACCAGCGCCCGGGTGGGTGAGCTGATGGTGCGGGAGAACGTGGACACCAGCCTGCCGCGTCTGGTCGTCCTGCTGGACAACCGTGCCGCCGCGCACCCGCAGCGCATCGGTCCGGTGGCGGAGTCGTTCGAGTCGGCCTGCGAGGCGGCGGCGTCGGTCGTCACCGCCGCGCACCGCGCGGACCTGCCGGTGGTGTTGCTGTTCGTGGCCGCCGAACCCGACCACGAGGCGGAGACGGGCCGCGTACTCGGGCCGCTGGACCGGCTCGCCGCCGCCGAACTGTCCGGCGACGACGACGCGGTACGCGCGGCCACGACCCGACTGCGACAGGACCGGCTCGGCGACACGCTGATCTTCCTGACCGGGCCGGGTGGGCGAGACGATCTGGGGCATGTCGGCGCGCTGCGCGGGGCGTACCCGTCGGTGGTGGTCGGTGTGTTCGGCGCGGCCGAGCCGACACCACCGGGCGCGGCCGGCCTGGTGGTGGTCGACGCGGCGGACGGCGCGCAGTTCGCCGCCGAGTGGGACGGGATACGCCGGTGGTGACGCGCGCGGTGCGGGTGCTGCGGGAGGCCGTCGTCCCGGCGGCGTTGATCGGGCTGACCGTGCTCGCCGGGGTGGCGCTGGGCCGGGTGTACGCGGGCGACCTGCTGACCTGGCTGGTGACCGGCGCGGCGGCCGGATCGGTGCTGGTCAGTGTCGCCGCCCGTCGGCTGCCGTCCTGGCTGGTGGCACCGGTGTCGGTGGCCGCGATGGCCGGCTGGACACTGTGGTCGCTGCGGCTGGCCGCCAACCACGCGGAGCTTCCGGGCAGTCTTCTGGAGGTCACCGCGGACGCCGCGCGCAACGGCATACCCCGGCTGCTCACCGCGATGATCCCGGTGGAGCCCGCACCGGACACGGTCCTGGTGCCCGTCGTCGCCGCCTGGCTGGCCGGGCTGGCGGGTGCGGAGGTGGCGCTACGCGCCGGCCGGGTGTTGTTGGGTTACCTGCCGGCGGCAGGGCTCTACGCCGCCGCCCTGTACACGGTCGGCCCCAACGCCGAGCCGGCCGTGGGAACGACCGTGGCGTTCGTCGCGGTCGCGGCGGTCGGCCTGGCGGCGCCCGGCAACGCGGCGCCGGCCGGCGGCGATCCGGCCGCCGACCTGGCACCCCCGGTCCGCGCGGCGGTGCGGCTCCGGCTGGCCGCCAGCGCGGCCCTCGGGGTGGCCCTGGTGGTCGGGCTGGTCGCGCTGCTCGGCCCTCTCGTCGCGGGTCAGGTCGACGGTAGGCCGGTGGACCCACGCCGGTACGTGGAGCCGCCGCAGGTGCAGTCGCTGGACGAGAACCCGTTGATCCGGATCTCCGGTTGGGCGCTGCACCCGGAGCAGAAACTCCTCGACGTGAGTACGGAACGCGACGGTGCCCCGCCCGCACCGCCCGACGCCGCCTCGCCAGCCGCCGCGCCGGAAGGTGAGCCGGGAGCCGGGCCGGCGACGGGCACCGGCGGCGGTGTGCGGATCCGGTTGGCGGTGCTCAGCGACTACGACGGGGTGACCTGGCGGGTCGGGGCGACGTACCGCAACGCGGGCCGGATCCTGCCGGCCTCCACGCCGCCCGCGCACAGCACGGTCGGGACGGTCCGCCAGCAGATCACGGTGGCGGAGTTGAGCGGTCGACTCCTCCCCGCCGTGGCGACGCCCCGGGAGGTCAGTGGCGCACGGGTGGCGTACGACCCGGCGAGCGGGACGCTGATCCGGCCGGAGGGGTTGACGCCGGGGCTGCGGTACGAGGTGACCTCCGCCGAGGAGCACCCGGACTCGAACCTGTTGGGCACCGCCAACGTGCCCGCCGGTGACGAGGTGGCCCGGGTGTTGCGGGTCGCCGACGGGGTGCCTGACCCGATGCGCCGGTTGGCCGCACAGCTCGCCGAGGAGAACGGCGCTCCGTACGCGCGGGCGTTGGCGATCGAGCAGTTCCTTGCCGAGCACTACCGGGTGGCGGCGGACGCGCCGAGCGGGCACGCGTACCCGAATCTGGGTTTCTTCCTCTTCGGACCTCGCGACGGCGGCGGCCAGGAGGGCACCTCCGAGCAGTTCGCGGCGGCGTTCGCGGTGCTCGGCCGGCTGTCCGGCCTGCCGACCCGGGTGGTGGTGGGTTTCCGGGCCGGCGGGCAGGGGCCGGTGCTGGCCGGCGACGCGTACGCCTGGCCGGAGGTGCTCTTCGACGGGTTGGGTTGGGTGCCGTTCGACCCGCTGCCGCGCCCGAACAACGAGCCGAGGCCGGTGGAGGAGGATTTTCGGCCGACGCCGGAGGATCCGCCGCCGTCGGAGGCACCGGCGCCCACCGTGGAGCCGTCCGCGTCGCCGGAGCCGGTGGCCGCCCCGGACGGGCCGCCCGGACGTGGTGGGTTGTCCGCGCCGGTGCTCATCGCCGGGGGCAGCGGCGGCCTGATGCTGCTGGTGGGGGCGCTGCTGCTCACCCTGTTGGCGATGCGCCGCTCGTTGACCCGGAGTCGACTCGTCCAGGGTGATCCCGGCCGGCGTATCGCCGGTGCCTGGCGGGAGGTCACCGACGCGCTGCGCCTGGCCGGCCGGCCGGTCGGCGACGACCTGGCCGCGACCGAGGTGGCCGGGCACGCCCGCCAGGCCCTCGCCGACGCCCGAGCCAGCGTCACCGGCGGCGGCCCGACCAGCGGCGGTCCGACCAGCAGCGGTCCGACCAGCAGCGGTCCGACCGACACCGCGCCGGCCGTCGACGAACTGGCGGCCCTGCTGAACCAGGTGGGCTTCGCCCCCGCTGCCGCGACCCCGGACCAGGCGGCCCGGGCCGCCGAGGTGGCCACCGCCTACGTGACGACGCTGCGTGCCGCCCGCCCGTGGTGGCGCCGTCTGCTCTGGTCCGTCCACCCGTCCCCCCTGACCCGCGCCCGCGCCCGCCGCTCCCCACGGTGATCAAGAGGTTTGCGTCAAGCGAACGCCCGCTGGTGACGCAAACCTCTTGATCAACCCAGACGGTGGCTTGCCGGTGGGCGGCGGGGGCGGGCGGCGCGGCGGGCGTAGTCGGCGGCCACGGCGATGACGAGCGGCCCCCAGGCGACCATCGGCGCGTAGTAGCGCAGCACCTCCCAGGTCGGAGCCGGACGCGCGGGTTCGTCGCGGCCTACCCCGACCCAGCCGCGCTCCACGAAATGGAGCTTGCTGTTGAGGAGGAGATAGACGCAGATGGCGACGAGCACCGAACCGCCGAGCAGCGCGACGAACACGACCGGGCGCGCCGGCACGGGACGGCCGCCGAGCAGTGGCACCCAGTGCGGAAGGCGTTGACCCCACCGGTGCACCAGGCCGAGTGTCGACAGCGCGAGCCCCATCGAGAGGACGGACAGGAAGATCATGTACCACGAGGTGACGGCATCGTCGGTGACCAGCAGGGTCAGTCGCCAGACCGCGGACGGCAGGACGCACAGCGGGACGGCGTAGGCGGCCCAGACGGCCCAACGTGGTGGGTCGGCGGCCCAGGTGCGGTTGGACTCGGTGGTCATGAGCGCTCCAATCGTGGACGGACCGAGCCGGGCAGGGAAGTCGCCGGCTCCGAAGGCCGACGCGGCCGGGTGGCGAGGGCGTAACCGGTGGCCGTGACGCCGAGGGACACTCCCCAGCCGAGGAACACCAGCAGGGTGGCGCTGGTCGCCCACCCCTCCCACACCTCCGACCACGGCAGGTCTCCGGTGCGCAGTTGACCGACGAACACCGCGACGCTCAGCACGCCGTAGGTGACCAACGCGAGCGCCACCACCCCGGCCGGAATCACTGCCAGCAGCCGGGGAACCCGCCGACCGCCCAACCCCGGCACCCAACGCGGGAACTGCTGACCCCACCGCTGCACCAACCCGAGGACGAGCAGGCCGGCGAGCGGCGGGACGAGAGTGATCGCGACGCCGGTCTCCGTGGAGAGATCCAGCTGGATCTCGTCCAGCTTCCGCTCGGAGATGCCGAACGGAACGCCGAGGACCCAGAGCCCGTGCGGCACGGCCCAGCCGAGCACAGGCAGGGCGACCGCGGCGTACGCCCAGCGGCGCGTCCACCTCGGCACCGGCTGGTAGCCGGCAGGCGCGGGGCCGCGCCGAGGACCGGAGGCGTTCGCGAGCCCGGCGAACAGGACGCCACCGGCTACCAGCGCGAGCCGGGCACCGAGGTCACGCCAGTCCGAGGGGCGTCCGGTCAACGCCGCCGGGACCTCGAAGATCAGGTGCAGCGGGAACGCGACGACCAGGAGCAGCGCGCTCGCCGCCCAGCTCGCGGCAGCGACGGTGCGGCCGGGGAATCGGACCGCACACCCGACGATGATCGCGAGAGCGACGCCGACTCCTACCGCTCCCCAGCCCGCCCAGAACGGCAGCGTGTGCACACGATCCGCGCCACATCCGCCCGTCGGGTCGACCAAGGCGGTGCGATCGCAGGCGGTGTAACCCCAGCGACCGCCAGCGAGCCAGTACAGACGCAGCGCCACCTCGCCGAGCACGAAGGCGGCGCACGCCACCGGAACCACCGCGGATCGATGAGCGCGGACGGAACGCTCCGATCTGCCGCGCCGCTGGTTCAGACCCTGAAACCACACACCAGGACTCATCAGCCAATGGTCTGCGGCAATGCCGGGCTGATCGACCCCTGCGGAGGGGAACGTGCTCCCCCTACCGGGGGACGGCCTTCCGAGCGGTAACCCGCTTGCCCTCCCGTCGTACCCCCGATGACGATCAGTGAATGGATCAGCAGGCGAGCGACATCATCGACTACTACACGCAGCGCTACCGGGAGGACCAACGTCTCGCCGGACGACCCCAGGCACGGCTGGAGTGGATCCGGACGATGGAGTGCCTCCGTGATGTGCTGCCCGGTCCGGGTGCCCGCGTCCTGGACATCGGCGGTGGCCCCGGCGAGTACGCGCGGGCGCTGGCCGACGCTGGCTACCAGGTGCGTCTGGTGGACCTGGTACCGGCTCACGTCGCGCAGGCCCGTGCCGGGCAGCCTCCCATCGAGGCGCAGGTCGCCGACGCGCGTTCGTTGCCGGACGCCACCGACACCCACGACGCCGCGCTGCTGCTGGGTCCCCTCTACCACCTGGTGCGGCGCGCCGACCGGGTCAAGGCCCTGCGGGAGGCCGTCCGGGTCACCCGACCCGGTGGTCACGTCGTCGCCGCCGCCATCTCGCGCTTCGCCGGGCCGCTGGACTTCGCCGCCACCGGGCGGCTTGACGAGACGACGCTCGCGGAGGCGAGGATGTTGCTGACCGACGGGACCAACGATCCGACGACGGGTTTCACCCACGCCTACTTCCATCGGGCGGAGGAGATCGCCGACGAGTGTTCGGCCGCCGGGCTGACCGATGTCGTCGTACACGGCGTGGAAGGTCGGGCCTGGACGGCGGCGGAAGCGGCGGCGGGTGGGCCCGCCCAGGACGTCGTCTTCGCCGGCGCGTTGCACCTCGCCCGGCTGTACAGCAGCGAACCGGCGCTGGTCGGATCGAGCGCCCACCTCCTGGCCGCCGGACGCGTTCCGGCGCGGTGACGGCGGTCAGGCGGTCAGGCGGCGGACGAGTTTGCGCATGCCGGCCTGCCAGCCGTCCGGGTCCTCGGCGCGGCGGCGGGCGTAGTCGGCGACCTCCGGGTGCGGCAGGATCAGGAACCGCTCCTCGGCCAACCCGGCGACGGCCGCGTCGGCGACCTGGTCCGGGGTGAGCACCGCGCCGGAGACGGCGATCACCCGGGCACCGAGGTGACCCTCGGCGATCCCGTCGGCGAGCATCGGGGTGTCCACCCCCTGCGGGCAGAGCGCGCTGACCCGGATGCCCCGGTCCCGGTAGGTGATGGCCAACCACTCCGCGAACCCCACCGAGGCGTGCTTCGTCGCGGTGTACGCGGCGTCGCCCACCGCGGTCAACACACCCGCCGCCGAGCAGGTGTGCAGCAGGTGCCCGCCACCCCGGGCGAGCATCCCGGGCAGCACCGCGCGGGCCGAGTAGACGTGGGCGAGCACGTTGACCCGCCAGGCCCGGTCCCAACCGGCGTCGTCGACCTCCACTCCCCCGCCGGTGGCCACCCCCGCGTTGGCGCAGAACAGGTCGATCCGGCCGTAGCGCTCCTCCGTGTCGGCGACCAGCTCGCGTACCTGCTCCTCGTCGGTGACGTCGAGGGCGATGGGATGGGCGACCGGGCCGATGCCCTCGGCCACCGCGTCCGCGGCGTCGGCGTCCAGGTCGGCGACCACCACGGCGGCGGCCCCCTCCGCGGCGAAGCGGCGCGACAGCGCGGCCCCGATGCCGCCGGCGCCGCCGGTGACCACCACGATCCGGTCGGTGAGGTTCACCCGGACGCTCCGATCGGGTCGGTGCCCAACTGGGCGATGAGGGTGGTCAGCGCGGTCGCGCCGCCGGCGGTCACCTCGGGCGTCGGCAGCAGCGCGAAGACCGGCACGTCGACACCGGCGTCGGCGTAGCGGCGCACCTGGGCGCGACACCGCTCGGGTGAGCCATGCAGCACCAGGGCGTCGACCACGTCGTCCGGAACCGCCGCGCTGGCCCCGCGTCGATCACCGGCGGCCCAGGCCTCCCACATCGGGGCGAGCGTCTCGTCCCGGCCGAGCCAGCGATGGAACTCGGCGTACGCCGGGACGGTCAGGTAGCTGGTGATCAGCCGCCGGCCCAACGTCCGGGCGTACGCGGCGTCCTCGGTGGGGCACACGAAGATCCGGGCGGCGACCTCGAAGCCGGGGCGTCGTTCACCCAGCTCGGCGAGGGCACGCGGCACGTCGTCGGCGCTGAGCCAGTTGAGGATGACCCCGTCCGCCTCCGCCCCGGCCAGCCGGAGCATTCCCGGGCGCAGCGCGGCGAGCAGGATCGGTGGCGGCACGGCTGGTGGTCGTTCCAGCGTGAACCGGCGCACGGTGAAGGTGTCGTACACCTCGTCGACGGTCTCACCGCGCAACGCGGCGCGCAGGAAGCGCAGGACGTCACGGGTCCGCCGGAACGGCTCCTCGAACCGGACCGCGTTCCAGTCGCGGACCAGCACCGGCGAGGACGCCCCGATGCCGAGCGAGAACCGACCCGGCGCGGCCTCGGCCAGCGCCGCAGTGCTCATCGCCAGCAGCCCGGGGCCCCGGGTGAAGACCGGCGTGATCGCGGTGCCGAGCCGCAGTCGGGGCTGCCAGGCGGCGGCGAGCGCCAGCGGGGTGAACGCGTCGGTCCCGGCGACCTCGGACGACCAGACGTCGGTGAACCCGGCCCGGTCGAGCGTCGCGTAGACCGCCTCGTGGTCGGCCAGCGGGATGCCGCCCAGCGGCACCGTCATGCCCCATCGATTCGTCACCGATCGATCGTGCCCGTTGACGGGCACCCGAGCAAGATCCCCGTACTGGGCAGAATCGCCGGTTTCCGGCGGTGGGTGCCATCAGGGGGTGCTACGACTGCCAGGTGGACCAGATCGACGGCGTAGGCCGCTGACCATGGGTTCCAGGGCAGCGGGACGCCTGGAGCCGGTCCCTGCGGCGACCACTCCCGGCCGGGCCACCTTCCTCGAACTCTTCTTCGACCTGGTGTACGTCTTCGCGCTCACCCGGATCTCGGCGCGCGCGTTCGACGACCTGACCCAGGATCCGGGCCGGGAGCATGCCTGGGGCACGGTCACCGGCGGCGGCAAGACCCTGCTGTTGCTGCTCGCGCTCTGGGCCGTCTGGCAGGGCACCGCGTGGACGGCCAGCCGGTACGACCCGTACCGGCTGCCGCTGCAGACCGTGGTGATCACCGCGTTGGTGTGCAGCATGGTGATGGGGGTGGCGATTCCCCGGGCGTTCAGCGACACCGCGCTGATGTTCGCGGTGGCGTACGTGGTGGCGCAGGTGACCCGACCGGTCATCCTCTCGATCGCGCTGGGGCCGCACCCGTACCGCCGGTTGAAGGTGCGTATGGCGGTGGTGTTCGCCGTCAGCGGAGTGTTCTGGATCAGCGGCGCGATGTTGAAGACCAACATGCAGGTGGTGTTCTGGACGACCGCGCTGGTGATCGAGTACCTGGCCGCCCGCTGTGGCTGGCCGGTCCCGGGGCTGGGCCGTTCGACGATCTCCAAGTGGGAGATCGCCGGGGAGCACCTGGCCGAGCGGTACCAGCAGTTCTTCCTCGTCGCCCTGGGCGAGACGATCCTGGTGGCCGGTTTCGCGTACAGCAGGGGACCGTACGAGACGGGACACGCCTTGGCGTTCGCGCTCGCGCTGGCCACGTCGATCATGCTGTGGCGGATCTACGTCCAGCGGGCCGGGCGGATCCTGGGCGACGCGGTGACGCAGGCCCGGCACCCCGCCACCATCGGCCGGTCGGCGGCCGACACCCACCTGGTGATGGTGGTCGGGCTCGCCGCCACCGCGATCGGATACGAACTGATCATCGAACATCCACTGGAACGAATCCCGGGGGCGTGGTTGGCCCTGGTGCTCGGCGGTCCGGCGCTGTTCCTGGCCGGTCGGTCCCGCCTCGAGTACGAGGTGTTCGCGCGGGTCTCGCCGTCGCGCTGGATCGCCCTGCTGGCGCTGGCGGTGTCGGCCGTGCCGCTGCTGTTCCTGCCGGGTGTGGTCGCGACCGTGGTCGGGGTGCTGGTGCTGGGCGCGGTCGCGATCGCCGACGCCCGCCGGGCGCGCGGCGCCCCACCGGAGCCGGCCGCACCACCGTTCTGAGACGACGACGTACGGCGATGTCCTGCCGGCGCGACCGGATAATCTCGGCCGGTGACCTTCTCGCTCGTCGGCCGCTCCGCCGACGGCCGCCTGCACGGCGTGGCCGTCGCCAGCAAGTTCCTCGCCGCCGGTGCGCTGGTGCCGGCCGCCGCCGCCGAGGTCGGCGCGCTGGCCACCCAGGCGCACGTCAACCTCGCCTACCGCCCGCAGGGGCTCACCCTGCTGCGCACCGGAGTGGCCGCCGCCGATGTCGTGGCCGGGCTGGTCGCCGCCGATCCCGAGCGGGAGCACCGCCAGCTCGGGGTGGTCGGTGCCAGCGGTCCGGGTGCCAGCTGGACCGGGCCGGCCTGCCTTCCGTGGGCCGGCGGGCGGACCGGCGACGGTTGGGCAGCACAGGGCAACGTGCTCACCGGTCCGGAGGTCGTCGACGCCCTCGGCGAGGCGTGGCTGGCGGGGACGGCGCTGCCGTTCGCCGAGCGGCTGGTTGCCGCGCTGCGGGCCGGCGAGGAGGCCGGTGGCGACCGGCGTGGTCGGCAGAGCGCCGGGCTGCTGGTGGTCGAGCGCGGCGGCGGGTACGGCGGCACCAGCGACGTGCTGGTCGACCTTCGCGTGGACGATCACCCGGACCCGGTCGCCGAGCTGAGCCGGCTGCTCGCCGTGCACACCATGCTGTTCGGTCGCCCGGACCCGGCCACCCTGCTCGACCTGAGCGGCGCGGTCGCCGAGGAGGTGGCCGCGTTGCTCAGGGCACTGGGCCATCCGGTGGCCGGCGACGGGCCGGAGGCAGCGTTGGTCTCCTGGGCGGGGCTGGAGAACCTGGAAGAGCGGTTGGTGCCCGGCCGGATCGACCCGGTCGTCCTGACGCACCTGCGCGGCGTCGCCCCGCACGTCCCCGCACCCCGCTCCGCGAGCTGACCCGCCCGGGGTCAGCGACCGAACGCGAGCCAGCGGAAGCCCGCCGCGTCGATCGCGGCCCGTTCCGGGGCGGTCAGCGCCGCCCGGCCGGTGGTCTTGCGGATCAGGGTCAGCCGGTCCCAGCCCAGACCGGACGGTGCCGCGCGCCCCCCGGTGAGCAGGTCGGCGATCACCTCGGCCGCCGGGGCGGTGAGCCACGGCGGCCGGCCCAGCGCGGCAGCCAGGTCCAGACCGTGTACGCCCACCTCGACGACCCGGGTCCGCAGGAACTCGGTGAGGCGCATCGCGTCGCCGTGTCGGGTCCGCACCACCCGATCGGGCGGGGCGGCGGCCACCGCCGCGTCGGTGGCCCGCCACGCTCGCTCCAGCTCGGTCGCCAGCGCCGGCTGGCCCACCTGGAGGGCGTCGCGCCGCCCGCCGTCGATCCGGTCGGCGTCCACCTGCTCGGTGAACTTCGCCCGGCCGAAGTAACCGGCGGCGTCCACCTCGGCGCGTGGCGGGGCTGGCGCGGCCAGCATGTCGGTCAGCCGGCCGACGCCGGTGCGCACGTGTGCGATCAGTTCCCGGACGGTCCACGGCGGGCAGTCGGTGGGTCCGTCGAGGTCGGCGTCGACCAGACCGGCCAGGACCTCGGTGAGCTGTGCGCACTCGGCCGAGAACGCCGCGCGGGCGGGATCCACGCCGGCTCAGCCCTTGACCCGGGGCACGAGCCGGTGCACGACGGTGAGCACCAGCGCCATGACCACCGCCATCGTGCCGGCGATCCCGGCGGCGCTGCCCGCGTACCCGACGAACAGTGGCCTGCGGGTCAGCTCCTGCGGCCCGGTGCCGCGCAACTCGACCAGCCACGCCAGGGCCAACCCGCAGGCGACCAGGGCGAGCAGACCGCCCAGCCCGAGCACCAGCGCGGCGATCCGGTGCGCGTCGCCGGGGGCCACCTCGGCCTGCTCCCGCTGGGTGATCAGCAGGAGCAGCCCCGCCAACGCCGCCCACACACCCACCACCAGGTACGCGGCGACCGCGTCGCTGGGCCGGTGCCAGCCGGCGGAGAGGGTGGCGACTCCGGCGGCGGCGGCATAGCCGGCACCGATGAAGGCGCCGACCGCCCGCACCTTGCGCGGCAGGACGAGCATCAGCGCGATCGCCACCGACGCGGCCACGGTGGTGTGCCCGCTGGGCAGGCTGTTGCCCACCTCGGCGCGCTCCGGATCGAGGCCGAAGTCGGGGCGGTTCAACCCGTACTTCAGCAGCTGGGTCGAGACGTTCGCTCCGGCGATCAGCAGGGTCGCGGTGACGGCCAGGGCGATCCGTCCCCGGATCAACGCGATGAAGCCGATCATCGCGGTGGCGGCCAGCAGGGAGACCACCGACATCGCGTTGAGGATCCGGTCGACGGGTCCGTCGATGGTGTCCTGGCCGATCCGGTTGCCGGTCAGTGCGACGGTGTCCACCCACTGACCGATCTCGGTGTGCACGGCCACCCGCCACACGGCGAGGAAGGCAGCCGCCTGGACAAGGGCCAGTACGACCAACCAGACCGCGGTCCAACCCCGTGCCGTCGCGCGCATCCGCACACCGTAGCGGCCAGTGCCGGCCAGCCGATCGGTGGCCCACCGCGCGTCGACGGTTAGGTTGTGCCGGAGGCGAGGAGGCGGTGGTGAGCGGAGCACCGGGGCGCGACAGCGACGAGGCCGAGCCCGGGCCGGAGCAGCGGAAGGGCACCGATCCGGGGTCGGCCGGGGCAGGCGCCGACAGCGGCCCGGGAGGGCCGGCGCACGCCGAGTCGCTGACGGATCTGCTGGGTGGGCGACGCGGCGCCGTGGACGCCACCCTGCCACCCCTGGCGTTCGCGGCGGGCTGGTTGCTGGGCGGCGAGTCGCTGTGGGGCGGGGTGGGCGCGGCGCTGGCCGTGGGCGCGGTGGTGGCCGGCGTACGACTGCGTCGGGGTGACCGGCCGCGGTCGGTGCTGATCGGGCTGCTGGCGGTCTGCGTCGCGGCGTTGATCGCGGTGCGCACCGGCCGAGCCGAGAACTTCTTTCTGATCCAGGTGCTGTCCAACGCCGCGAGCGCTCTGGCGTGGATGGTCAGCATCGTGGTGCGCTGGCCACTGCTCGGCGTCCTGGTCGGCGCGGTGCTGGGGCAGCGCGCCCGGTGGCGGCGCGACCCG is a window of Micromonospora sp. WMMD961 DNA encoding:
- a CDS encoding MoxR family ATPase, with amino-acid sequence MNTHEPLTQPEVQGFAALAARLAENVNAVVLGKPQVVRLALTALFAQGHVLLEDVPGVGKTTLARAIAATVKGEWRRIQFTPDLLPSDVSGVTIFNQATRDFEFHPGPVFANIVIADEINRASPKTQSALLEVMEERTVTVDGVRHPVPSPFLVVATQNPVEMDGTYRLPEAQLDRFLVKLSVGYPDEAVEVEVLRGATVRSPEALAPVTDTATVGEMVRMARRVHIAEPLYAYAVRLAAATRTHPQVRVGVSPRGVIALTRAACAYALIDGRGWIMPEDLKALSEAVFAHRLLLTPDAQVRGLTAAEVLRQAIASVPVPLPSGQPAPVQG
- a CDS encoding DUF58 domain-containing protein, whose protein sequence is MGITARGVGLLVAAVVLLGAGFRFAYPEMTLLGAAAGAAVGYAALVAAWRPRLTVTRHADPDRVARGESASMTVTVRNSGRLRSANLLAEDRCGEHAVPVPVLRLRPGRDTEVRYDVPTHRRGVVAVGPLRVTRRDPLGLVALARQYGAVVPVWVYPRIHPLTAVPTGAGRSLDGRVDGVPHGSITFDSLREYVVGDELRRVHWRTSARVGELMVRENVDTSLPRLVVLLDNRAAAHPQRIGPVAESFESACEAAASVVTAAHRADLPVVLLFVAAEPDHEAETGRVLGPLDRLAAAELSGDDDAVRAATTRLRQDRLGDTLIFLTGPGGRDDLGHVGALRGAYPSVVVGVFGAAEPTPPGAAGLVVVDAADGAQFAAEWDGIRRW
- a CDS encoding transglutaminase domain-containing protein; amino-acid sequence: MVTRAVRVLREAVVPAALIGLTVLAGVALGRVYAGDLLTWLVTGAAAGSVLVSVAARRLPSWLVAPVSVAAMAGWTLWSLRLAANHAELPGSLLEVTADAARNGIPRLLTAMIPVEPAPDTVLVPVVAAWLAGLAGAEVALRAGRVLLGYLPAAGLYAAALYTVGPNAEPAVGTTVAFVAVAAVGLAAPGNAAPAGGDPAADLAPPVRAAVRLRLAASAALGVALVVGLVALLGPLVAGQVDGRPVDPRRYVEPPQVQSLDENPLIRISGWALHPEQKLLDVSTERDGAPPAPPDAASPAAAPEGEPGAGPATGTGGGVRIRLAVLSDYDGVTWRVGATYRNAGRILPASTPPAHSTVGTVRQQITVAELSGRLLPAVATPREVSGARVAYDPASGTLIRPEGLTPGLRYEVTSAEEHPDSNLLGTANVPAGDEVARVLRVADGVPDPMRRLAAQLAEENGAPYARALAIEQFLAEHYRVAADAPSGHAYPNLGFFLFGPRDGGGQEGTSEQFAAAFAVLGRLSGLPTRVVVGFRAGGQGPVLAGDAYAWPEVLFDGLGWVPFDPLPRPNNEPRPVEEDFRPTPEDPPPSEAPAPTVEPSASPEPVAAPDGPPGRGGLSAPVLIAGGSGGLMLLVGALLLTLLAMRRSLTRSRLVQGDPGRRIAGAWREVTDALRLAGRPVGDDLAATEVAGHARQALADARASVTGGGPTSGGPTSSGPTSSGPTDTAPAVDELAALLNQVGFAPAAATPDQAARAAEVATAYVTTLRAARPWWRRLLWSVHPSPLTRARARRSPR
- a CDS encoding class I SAM-dependent methyltransferase; the encoded protein is MDQQASDIIDYYTQRYREDQRLAGRPQARLEWIRTMECLRDVLPGPGARVLDIGGGPGEYARALADAGYQVRLVDLVPAHVAQARAGQPPIEAQVADARSLPDATDTHDAALLLGPLYHLVRRADRVKALREAVRVTRPGGHVVAAAISRFAGPLDFAATGRLDETTLAEARMLLTDGTNDPTTGFTHAYFHRAEEIADECSAAGLTDVVVHGVEGRAWTAAEAAAGGPAQDVVFAGALHLARLYSSEPALVGSSAHLLAAGRVPAR
- a CDS encoding SDR family oxidoreductase, yielding MNLTDRIVVVTGGAGGIGAALSRRFAAEGAAAVVVADLDADAADAVAEGIGPVAHPIALDVTDEEQVRELVADTEERYGRIDLFCANAGVATGGGVEVDDAGWDRAWRVNVLAHVYSARAVLPGMLARGGGHLLHTCSAAGVLTAVGDAAYTATKHASVGFAEWLAITYRDRGIRVSALCPQGVDTPMLADGIAEGHLGARVIAVSGAVLTPDQVADAAVAGLAEERFLILPHPEVADYARRRAEDPDGWQAGMRKLVRRLTA
- a CDS encoding LLM class F420-dependent oxidoreductase — translated: MTVPLGGIPLADHEAVYATLDRAGFTDVWSSEVAGTDAFTPLALAAAWQPRLRLGTAITPVFTRGPGLLAMSTAALAEAAPGRFSLGIGASSPVLVRDWNAVRFEEPFRRTRDVLRFLRAALRGETVDEVYDTFTVRRFTLERPPAVPPPILLAALRPGMLRLAGAEADGVILNWLSADDVPRALAELGERRPGFEVAARIFVCPTEDAAYARTLGRRLITSYLTVPAYAEFHRWLGRDETLAPMWEAWAAGDRRGASAAVPDDVVDALVLHGSPERCRAQVRRYADAGVDVPVFALLPTPEVTAGGATALTTLIAQLGTDPIGASG